A stretch of the Aricia agestis chromosome 15, ilAriAges1.1, whole genome shotgun sequence genome encodes the following:
- the LOC121734441 gene encoding uncharacterized protein LOC121734441 codes for MYRSVLVNPNQRDLQLIVWRDEPSKPLAVYKLNTVTYGTASAPFLSVRCLKQLAAECSDLEVKRVINNDIYVDDLLTSSDDKVKLLKICKGTVDALKSGCFTLRKWVFNFEVREGAYPMSPNDNNIIDTFRNLNFGEHSQCRTLGLGWCNVSDDFNFNTQLQQATSNVTKRTILSSVSQIFDPLGLLSPSIIIGKVLLQRLWLLKLQWDDPLPADILRTWNRFVDSLSHLSSIKIPRHAFQCDGTRVELHIFTDASQTAYGACAYVRTVCDDRVVVKLLMSKGKVAPLKPVSIPRLELCGALLGAKLYDKDYYPLSPGHFLIGRPLTAPVCEDDLQHLPVHRLSRYQRVEQLRQQFWTRWASEYISELQIRAKWRENAELKPDTLVLIKDVALPPLKWQLGRVVRTIPGDDGIARVADIRTASGVIRRSYTKICPLVREE; via the exons ATGTATCGTTCGGTCCTCGTTAATCCGAACCAACGTGATTTACAGCTAATCGTGTGGCGCGACGAACCGTCTAAACCGCTTGCAGTATACAAGCTGAACACGGTCACATATGGCACGGCTTCGGCACCGTTCTTGAGTGTACGCTGTTTGAAGCAACTGGCTGCTGAATGTTCCGACCTTGAAGTCAAAAGAGTCATAAATAACGATATTTATGTTGATGACCTCCTGACCTCTAGTGACGACAAggtcaaattattaaaaatttgcaAGGGTACCGTAGACGCGCTAAAGTCCGGTTGTTTTACTTTACGCAAGTGGGTTTTCAATTTTGAAGTCCGCGAGGGCGCATACCCAATGTCCccgaatgataataatattattgatacaTTTCGCAACTTAAACTTCGGGGAACATAGCCAATGTAGAACTTTAGGCTTAGGTTGGTGCAACGTTTCtgacgattttaattttaatacgcAGTTACAGCAGGCTACTTCTAATGTAACGAAACGCACCATATTATCTTCAGTTTCGCAAATATTTGATCCATTAGGTTTATTAAGTCCGTCGATTATTATAGGCAAAGTTTTATTACAACGTCTTTGGTTGCTTAAGTTACAGTGGGACGATCCGCTTCCCGCGGATATTTTACGTACGTGGAACCGGTTTGTTGACAGTCTGTCTCATCTTTCTTCAATAAAGATTCCGCGACACGCATTTCAGTGTGACGGCACACGAGTCGAGCTGCACATTTTCACGGACGCCTCACAGACAGCTTACGGCGCTTGTGCTTATGTGAGAACCGTATGCGATGATCGTGTTGtcgtaaaattattaatgtcgAAGGGTAAGGTAGCCCCATTGAAGCCTGTTAGTATACCTCGACTGGAGCTATGCGGCGCGTTGCTAGGCGCTAAACTCTACGATAA GGATTACTATCCCCTCAGCCCTGGCCATTTCTTGATTGGCCGACCTCTCACGGCACCGGTGTGTGAAGATGACCTACAGCACTTACCTGTACACCGGTTGAGCCGCTATCAGAGAGTGGAACAGCTGCGGCAGCAGTTTTGGACGCGCTGGGCTAGTGAGTATATCTCGGAGCTGCAAATCAGAGCTAAGTGGAGGGAAAATGCGGAATTGAAGCCTGATACGCTTGTCCTAATCAAGGACGTGGCTCTTCCGCCGTTGAAATGGCAACTCGGTCGCGTGGTTAGGACAATTCCTGGTGACGATGGCATCGCCAGAGTGGCGGACATCAGGACAGCATCAGGTGTCATAAGGCGATCTTACACGAAGATCTGTCCACTCGTGAGAGAGGAATAG
- the LOC121734360 gene encoding conserved oligomeric Golgi complex subunit 1, protein MAESNPLEIVPEKLFQTHFISEIDHVQKKLQYEIERKKEELRAMVGERYRDLIHAADTIEEMKETTGSTLQHISEMMVACKNLHDTHLVGFKIDNRPQSFQVNRNPLNAMAVQVKLLMEIPEKIWKYIGENNFVKAAQLFILARHINTGLQLQIGGKNTKPGLQSLQRIVQQQWTSITNLSQTIIDLCGQKLQDVDINVEVSCSCLIALYILDSQTMVQLLNTLIEVHSNTSLKNTLQFDLDQILDGDVKAQIKKKIVNGVKIVLKTVELVHACFVENNGGEVLEKLKELYAPESQPLIELVQFSDSVALQYLPTVITKYRLSTNKEITGLAKSEVTASVQNWSTWVSGYISANVSALLHTVTRVRVLHEIREETFRIESPPNWDTICQSLNIPEVHVWSHYFQPLITARVKAIIDGRWDKLYDTFKTQLLIDLTKTDNVKKEANINWFVWKDLIGDTVIESRSEVVKVMNSLMKGMSHQDRGYTPNLEKLCTSLDEELQKLLEDVKEYLYPEKKKDKLIYTYEEDETENMYVDRAEIEQYLRDTSDRHIQSMLQYIRACFEEHTLKSTELQRKTTAIYTARFTQAITTLMPHFRKCYIGEDFDDGAVKSWNNVCGVLKNSCIECWRKWLDIVIVDIQALTAGLPQKFTLEANIDYLMMQWDVIKIEEKDDEGTAIESTIKVPIGPSLKLQEYLYSISRILDQVVPHTLPNEIHAAFIDNVTSISFAHYNKVVRENETDINQRCALQLLMDIRYMTLLMVPRENKKGIEFSQEICEFLRSKIDPFDYDVFYPYIQTNLKRSVQRVQTLLGSLVLQHSEVCGIVGGARGDRAAMLAPANPHWFTVLPVAAPLRHDRPMKKKQSPGPKKSEISELMTSSLPLNFASARSNAASFFNSMTSDWFSG, encoded by the exons ATGGCGGAAAGTAATCCCTTAGAAATAGTCCCTGAAAAGCTTTTTCAGACCCACTTTATAAGTGAAATTGATCATGTACAGAAGAAATTACAATATGAAATTGAACGAAAGAAAGAAGAGCTACGTGCTATGGTTGG TGAAAGATACAGAGACTTAATACATGCAGCAGACACAATAGAAGAAATGAAAGAAACAACTGGAAGCACATTGCAGCATATAAGTGAAATGATGGTCGCCTGCAAAAACTTACATGACACACATTTAGTTGGTTTCAAAATAGACAACAGGCCCCAAAG TTTTCAGGTTAACAGAAACCCTCTAAATGCAATGGCGGTGCAAGTTAAGTTGTTGATGGAAATACCAGAAAAAATATGGAAGTACATTGGTGAAAATAACTTTGTGAAGGCTGCACAGTTGTTTATTTTGGCAAGGCATATTAATACCG GTCTCCAGCTACAGATCGGTGGTAAGAACACAAAGCCTGGACTGCAGTCGCTGCAGAGGATCGTGCAGCAGCAGTGGACATCCATTACCAACTTGAGCCAGACCATCATCGATTTGTGTGGACAGAAACTGCAAGACGTTGATATTAATGTAGAG gTATCCTGCTCCTGCCTCATAGCTCTATACATACTCGACTCGCAGACGATGGTTCAACTCCTCAACACGCTAATAGAGGTCCACAGTAACACCAGTCTAAAGAATACACTACAGTTTGATCTAGACCAGATATTGGACGGTGATGTGAAAGCACAGATAAAGAAGAAGATTGTGAATGGTGTGAAGATTGTTTTGAAGACGGTTGAGCTTGTGCATGCTTGTTTTGTTG AAAACAACGGAGGGGAGGTTTTGGAGAAACTTAAAGAGCTGTATGCGCCTGAGTCACAGCCACTTATAGAACTAGTACAGTTCAGTGACTCTGTAGCGCTACAGTACTTGCCTACTGTGATCACTAAATATAG GCTGTCAACCAACAAGGAAATCACAGGTCTGGCGAAGAGCGAAGTGACAGCGAGCGTCCAAAACTGGAGCACATGGGTGAGCGGGTACATCAGCGCGAATGTGTCGGCTTTGCTTCACACCGTGACTAGAGTCAGAGTACTGCATGAAATACGTGAGGAGACATTTAGGATTG AATCCCCACCAAACTGGGACACGATATGCCAATCACTCAACATCCCTGAAGTCCACGTATGGTCCCACTACTTCCAACCACTTATAACGGCTCGAGTCAAAGCCATCATAGACGGCAGATGGGACAAGCTGTATGATACCTTCAAAACCCAGCTGCTAATAGACTTGACTAAGACGGATAATGTGAAAAAAGAGGCGAATATCAACTGGTTTGTGTGGAAAGATCTGATTGGTGATACGGTGATCGAGTCGAGGAGTGAAGTTGTGAAGGTGATGAATAGTTTGATGAAAG GTATGTCCCATCAAGACAGAGGGTACACACCTAACCTGGAAAAACTCTGCACCAGTCTAGACGAAGAGCTACAGAAACTTCTGGAAGATGTCAAAGAATATCTGTACCCGGAGAAAAAGAAGGACAAGCTAATTTATACCTATGAAGAAGACGAGACAGAAAATATGTATGTGGATAGAGCAGAGATTGAGCAGTATTTAAGAGATACATCTGACAGGCATATACAGAG TATGCTGCAATACATAAGGGCGTGTTTTGAAGAGCACACTTTAAAATCTACGGAACTCCAACGCAAAACTACAGCAATATACACCGCGCGATTCACGCAAGCGATAACCACCCTTATGCCGCACTTCCGTAAGTGCTATATTGGCGAGGACTTCGACGATGGTGCGGTAAAAAGTTGGAATAATGTTTGTGGTGTACTAAAGAACTCTTGTATAGAATGTTGGAGGAAATGGCTGGATATAGTCATAGTTGATATACAAGCGTTAACCGCGGGTTTACCTCAGAAGTTTACTTTGGAGGCGAATATAGATTACTTGATGAtg CAATGGGACGTCataaaaattgaagaaaaagaCGACGAAGGGACCGCCATAGAATCGACAATAAAAGTACCGATAGGCCCCTCACTCAAACTACAAGAGTACCTTTATTCTATCAGCCGAATATTAGATCAAGTAGTACCGCATACCCTACCGAATGAAATACATGCGGCGTTCATAGACAACGTTACGTCTATCTCTTTCGCACACTACAACAAAGTGGTGCGAGAGAATGAGACGGACATAAACCAGAGATGCGCTCTTCAGTTGCTAATGGATATACGATATATGACGCTACTTATGGTGCCGAGAGAGAATAAGAAAGGGATAGAATTCTCGCAGGAGATTTGTGAGTTTCTGAGGAGTAAAATCGATCCCTTCGACTATGATGTCTTCTATCCTTATATACAGACGAATTTGAAGAGATCCGTGCAGAGAGTACAG ACGCTACTGGGCAGCCTCGTGCTGCAGCACAGCGAGGTGTGCGGCATAGTGGGCGGGGCTCGCGGCGACCGCGCGGCGATGCTGGCGCCCGCTAACCCGCACTGGTTCACCGTGCTGCCCGTCGCCGCGCCGCTCAGACACGACCGCCCG aTGAAGAAGAAACAGTCCCCTGGGCCCAAGAAGTCGGAGATCTCGGAGCTGATGACGAGCTCTTTACCGCTGAACTTCGCAAGCGCGCGCTCCAACGCCGCATCGTTCTTTAACTCGATGACGTCAGACTGGTTCAGCGGATGA